The segment CAAGGCTCTGGCTTCTGCCGCTGCCGCTGCTTTTGCAGCACGCTTTTGCTCGGCTTCAGTCAGGGCCTGCTGTTTGAGTATTGCCAGTTTTTCAGGTGATAGCGGTGATTTAAATTTGCGAGATTCATTGGCCAGAAGCTTGCCCTGCATGCCTGTTTTCTGTTTCAGCGCGGCCAGCTGGATCTGTCGGAGATTAATATCCTTGAGAACCTCTTGAGCCGTCAGCAGGTGGTAACCTCTGCTCTCCTGAGGGTCATGAATGATGAACACTTTCTCCTGACGACCAGCCAGTTTCAGGCGCTCAAGGGCATTGGCATATTCAGAGAAAAACCCCAGAGAACCCAACAGTTGCTTATCAGGCAGTCTGTTAACGCCCTCCTGCCAGATAGCAATTGCCGCTTCATGCTGGTTCTTTTCGATCTGATTCCAGCCTTCATCCAGCCATAGTGAGCTGGTTGCATTGGCAGAAACGAAAAAAGGCGCAACGAGGCAAACAAGCCCGAAGACTATTCCAGTTCCCTTTTTCAATAGCATGTCACATCCATGTTTGCAGCATCCCCAGCAGTTAATATTGAGGCTTACGCATAAAGAATGCCAACACTATTTGATTTGGAAGTTGATCTTCTGCAGGAGCAGGCGTGATTGAGAAAAAAACCAGCCCCTGTTTTATTTTCAAACAAGGGCTGGTTTTGTGGGCGTTTTACTGTGTTAGCAGTGCGTTAATTTTACGAACAAAACCGGCCGGATCTTCGGGGAGTGCACCCTCTGCAAGTACAGCCTGATCAAACAGGATGCTTGAGAAATCATTGATTTTGTCTTTGGAGCGCATCTTGGCCAGACGCTGAATCAGTTCATGATCAGGATTAATCTCCAGGATAGGCTTCATGTCCGGAACATCCTGTCCGGCCTGTTTAAGGATGCGCTCAAGATTGCTGCTCATATCAAAGGTATCAGAGATCAGACATGCCGGAGACTCGGTCAGACGATCTGTGGTACGAACCTCTTTTACCTTGTCACCAAGAGCTTCTTTGATCTTCTCAACTGCAGGTCCTGCAGCTTTGGCTTTCTCGTCATGCTCTTTTTTCTCTTTCTCAGCATTTTCTCCGATAGCAGAGAGATCAAGCTCACCCTTGGCAATCGACTGCAATTTTTTACCGTCGAACTCGGTCAGGTGAGAGGTCAGCCACTCATCAATGCGATCATGCAGAAGTACAACTTCGATGCCCTTCTTGCGGAAGATCTCAAGGTGTGGACTGTGCTTGGCTGCCGCAAGCGATTCGGCAGTAATGTAATAAATGGTATCCTGCCCCTCTTTCATGCGGCCGATATAGTCGCTCAGAGAGATGTTCTGCTCATCGCTTTCGGTGCTGGCGAAGCGCAGCAGGGAAGCGATCTTTTCGCTATTACCGGAGTCTTCGATCATGCCCTCTTTCAGGCAGTTGCCGAACTCACCCCAGAAGGTGGCGAAATCTTCAGCACTGTTCTTTGCCATATCTTCAAGCATGCCAAGTACACGTTTGGTCGCGCCCTTCTTCATGGCATCCATGGCAGGGCTCTTCTGCAGGATTTCACGCGATACATTCAGTGGCAGATCGTTGGTGTCCATGACACCACGCACAAAGCGCAGGTAGCGCGGTAGCAGGTCTTCGCTGGC is part of the Mariprofundus sp. NF genome and harbors:
- the htpG gene encoding molecular chaperone HtpG; translation: MTATKETRAFQTEVKQLLDLMIHSLYSNKEIFLRELISNASDAADKLRFEATTDDALFEGDSDLNVFIDVDKENRTITIRDNGIGMSRDEVIDNIGTIARSGTKEFFGQLSGDQEADAHLIGQFGVGFYSSFLIADKVTLTTRRAGLEHEHGVRWESKGDGEYELETVNKESRGTEITLHLREEADEYLDDWRLKTIVHKYADHIPFPIRMMGAPAPATEDQEAKPAEVVTVNQASALWTRPKSEISDEEYNNFYQHIGHDFDDPLARLHQKLEGKYEYSLLLYLPKRAPFDLWQAEAKHGVKLYVRRVFIMEASEDLLPRYLRFVRGVMDTNDLPLNVSREILQKSPAMDAMKKGATKRVLGMLEDMAKNSAEDFATFWGEFGNCLKEGMIEDSGNSEKIASLLRFASTESDEQNISLSDYIGRMKEGQDTIYYITAESLAAAKHSPHLEIFRKKGIEVVLLHDRIDEWLTSHLTEFDGKKLQSIAKGELDLSAIGENAEKEKKEHDEKAKAAGPAVEKIKEALGDKVKEVRTTDRLTESPACLISDTFDMSSNLERILKQAGQDVPDMKPILEINPDHELIQRLAKMRSKDKINDFSSILFDQAVLAEGALPEDPAGFVRKINALLTQ